Proteins found in one Alicyclobacillus cycloheptanicus genomic segment:
- a CDS encoding glycosyltransferase family 2 protein, whose translation MYPPLGYYPAVSILIPAHNEEKVLEKTLEAMVKLDYPGDLEILVLNDSSTDATGEIIQEYARFYRRVQHVRVPEGYPKGKARVLNHGLSVASGELIAVYDADNQPEPNALRLLADACFGTEGAVGAVGYVKTINEQKNWLTRMIAIEFSVFQLLMQSGRWTSMRLGSLTGTNMLVTKEALKRVGGWDVYALAEDADLTLKLTAIGGLLPVVPESRTWEQEPEKFSVWFRQRTRWMQGNLYLIAKIFRVKNWRRGRVLGHSIQQLSVYIMFVFFLLVSDVWFVLGEFGLVHTTFSVPLLLLWFESLLFYIVQLLSAETIDGLISVRNIGMAVLMYFTYAQLWVILLMWAWWKQLRMRHSKAMPVWDKTRIEPHIVKTDGMAFKKEMIDLQFR comes from the coding sequence GTGTACCCGCCGCTGGGATATTATCCCGCCGTTTCAATTCTGATTCCGGCACATAACGAGGAGAAGGTTCTGGAGAAGACACTAGAGGCCATGGTGAAACTCGACTATCCGGGAGACTTGGAGATTCTCGTCTTGAATGATTCATCTACGGACGCGACCGGAGAAATCATACAAGAGTACGCAAGGTTTTATCGACGTGTTCAACATGTGCGAGTTCCGGAAGGGTATCCGAAAGGAAAGGCGAGGGTGCTAAACCATGGATTATCTGTCGCCAGCGGAGAATTGATTGCTGTGTATGACGCCGATAATCAACCGGAACCCAATGCACTGCGTCTCCTCGCAGACGCATGTTTTGGAACGGAAGGGGCCGTTGGAGCCGTTGGTTATGTGAAAACCATCAATGAGCAAAAGAACTGGCTCACTCGAATGATCGCGATTGAGTTTTCGGTTTTCCAACTCTTGATGCAATCAGGACGATGGACGTCGATGAGGTTAGGATCATTAACTGGGACGAATATGTTAGTTACGAAAGAGGCGCTGAAACGAGTCGGCGGTTGGGATGTGTATGCTTTAGCTGAAGATGCGGATTTGACGTTGAAATTAACGGCGATTGGTGGATTGTTGCCAGTCGTACCAGAATCGCGTACTTGGGAACAAGAGCCAGAGAAATTTTCCGTCTGGTTTCGTCAGAGAACGAGGTGGATGCAAGGCAATTTGTACCTAATCGCAAAGATATTCCGGGTGAAAAATTGGAGACGAGGACGCGTGTTAGGGCACTCGATTCAACAGTTAAGTGTCTACATCATGTTTGTATTCTTTCTGCTCGTATCCGATGTTTGGTTCGTACTGGGAGAGTTCGGGCTGGTCCACACTACATTTTCAGTTCCCTTGTTACTCCTTTGGTTCGAGTCGCTGCTGTTTTACATTGTACAGCTGCTCAGTGCGGAAACGATTGATGGTCTCATCAGCGTGAGAAACATTGGAATGGCCGTCCTCATGTACTTTACGTATGCCCAACTTTGGGTGATTCTTTTGATGTGGGCATGGTGGAAGCAGCTGCGTATGCGGCATTCCAAGGCAATGCCCGTGTGGGATAAGACCCGTATTGAACCCCACATTGTCAAGACAGATGGGATGGCTTTTAAGAAAGAGATGATAGATTTACAATTCAGATAA
- a CDS encoding transposase, with protein sequence MPGRKWTVDEKMNIVLEGMVPGANISEVCRQHGVAQSLYYKWRDAFLTGGRAGLQSGPSTREQELEKQLQEAMSKIGEQAMEIDVLRKKSNWGRK encoded by the coding sequence ATGCCAGGACGTAAGTGGACTGTGGACGAGAAAATGAACATTGTGTTGGAAGGGATGGTTCCCGGGGCGAATATCAGCGAGGTTTGCCGACAGCATGGTGTGGCCCAAAGTCTGTATTACAAGTGGCGTGACGCGTTTCTGACTGGTGGACGAGCAGGGCTTCAGTCAGGTCCTTCTACCCGGGAGCAGGAGTTGGAGAAGCAGTTGCAGGAAGCCATGAGCAAAATTGGCGAGCAAGCTATGGAAATCGATGTGTTGCGAAAAAAATCGAACTGGGGCCGGAAGTAA
- a CDS encoding DDE-type integrase/transposase/recombinase, with translation MDRKKLAKEIAAFRYGTIAPIVSRQTPLSPGELRIYFERMVQQSYVIPGTTRTTLSVRTLERWLEAYRKGGYDALMPKTRSDKGRHQLPDEVIQKAVALRRERPERSVEQIILLLEASGVVEPGTVAQSTLARHLRRLGASRKELLRSSDRGYRRFEAEDVHVLWQADFKHALYLPDPSNSERKKKTILFAILDDYSRLIVHGQFYWDEQLPRLEDSLKKAILRYGIPEQLYVDNGAVFSSQHLQRICGRLGIHLSHSKAYRPAGRGKIERIFRFLDTSFIPEAYEQVEAGHIRTLGELNEAFWAWVDGYYHLRKHGSTGIPPKERAASSNRVPKRVSEAELTEIFLWEEERTADKAACVSLMGNTYEVDADLARRKVTLCYDPFDLSVIQVWFDDKRWPDAKPVDLTRRYDRRVASTVKSDKPTTEHVSFFQAADNRRKQAAVEESPLRFSDTKRGEHK, from the coding sequence ATGGACCGAAAGAAGTTGGCCAAGGAGATTGCGGCGTTTCGATACGGGACGATTGCGCCCATTGTGAGCAGACAAACGCCGCTGTCTCCAGGGGAATTGCGTATCTATTTTGAGCGGATGGTACAACAATCCTACGTGATTCCCGGCACCACTAGAACGACGCTCAGCGTGCGGACCTTGGAACGATGGCTGGAAGCGTACCGGAAAGGCGGATATGATGCCCTGATGCCGAAGACCCGCAGCGACAAAGGGCGCCACCAGTTACCAGACGAAGTGATTCAAAAGGCGGTGGCGTTGCGGCGGGAGCGACCCGAGCGCAGCGTGGAGCAGATCATCCTCTTGCTGGAGGCAAGCGGTGTTGTGGAGCCAGGCACAGTGGCACAGAGCACATTGGCCCGCCATTTGCGTCGTTTAGGAGCAAGCCGTAAAGAGTTGCTTCGTTCCAGTGACCGGGGATACCGGCGTTTTGAGGCGGAAGACGTGCATGTCTTGTGGCAGGCGGATTTTAAGCATGCGCTGTACTTGCCTGACCCAAGCAACTCGGAGCGCAAGAAAAAGACGATTCTGTTTGCGATCCTCGATGATTATTCGAGGCTCATTGTCCATGGGCAGTTTTATTGGGATGAGCAGTTGCCACGCCTGGAGGACAGCCTGAAAAAGGCGATTCTGCGATACGGCATTCCAGAACAACTTTATGTGGACAACGGTGCGGTGTTCTCATCCCAGCATTTACAGCGCATCTGCGGAAGACTGGGGATTCACCTTTCCCACAGTAAAGCCTACCGTCCAGCGGGTCGTGGGAAAATTGAACGGATATTCCGTTTCCTCGACACCAGCTTCATTCCAGAGGCCTATGAGCAAGTGGAAGCGGGACATATCCGGACCCTCGGCGAGCTCAATGAGGCGTTCTGGGCCTGGGTGGATGGGTATTACCACCTGCGCAAGCATGGCAGCACAGGAATACCGCCAAAAGAAAGAGCCGCAAGCAGCAACCGGGTTCCCAAGCGGGTTTCAGAGGCGGAACTGACAGAGATTTTCCTTTGGGAGGAAGAGCGTACAGCAGACAAGGCCGCATGTGTCTCCCTGATGGGCAACACCTACGAGGTGGATGCTGACTTGGCCAGGCGGAAGGTGACACTGTGTTATGACCCATTTGATCTCTCGGTGATTCAAGTCTGGTTCGACGACAAGCGATGGCCCGACGCAAAGCCGGTGGACCTGACTCGCCGCTATGATCGCAGGGTTGCCTCGACAGTGAAGAGCGACAAACCAACGACGGAGCACGTGTCCTTCTTCCAGGCAGCGGATAACCGGCGCAAGCAGGCTGCAGTTGAAGAGTCCCCGCTGCGATTCTCAGATACAAAGCGTGGTGAACACAAGTGA
- a CDS encoding sigma factor, with protein MPESDRSRSIEEWFAAHDDQVYNFLVYFTGSMDVEDLVQETLIRAMYGLSSAETASVLGWRPSRVNVTYHRARKIVQEHFGRQMEGMN; from the coding sequence ATGCCTGAATCAGATCGGAGTCGGTCGATTGAAGAATGGTTTGCTGCACATGACGACCAAGTGTACAACTTCCTGGTTTACTTCACGGGGTCAATGGATGTCGAGGATTTGGTTCAAGAGACGCTTATTCGTGCGATGTATGGACTTTCGTCCGCCGAAACCGCATCTGTGCTGGGATGGCGTCCTTCGAGAGTCAATGTCACGTACCATCGCGCTCGGAAAATCGTACAGGAACACTTCGGCAGGCAAATGGAAGGAATGAATTGA
- a CDS encoding alpha/beta hydrolase family protein, producing the protein MIDEEIVIGADTKFPLNGILTIPEETNGLFPAVVLVHGSGPSNRDERVGNVAPFKDLAEGLSARGIAVIRYDKRTFVYGKQMRTDSGLSVREETMEDAIRAANLLRSDPRIDADKIFILGHSMGGMLAPRIDAEGGDFAGIIMMAGSPRKLEEILLDQGEDALHSLNRVLKIIAKK; encoded by the coding sequence ATGATCGACGAAGAAATCGTCATCGGTGCTGACACGAAATTCCCATTGAACGGCATACTCACGATTCCTGAGGAAACGAATGGTTTATTCCCGGCGGTCGTCTTGGTTCACGGCTCTGGTCCGAGCAACAGGGATGAAAGAGTTGGGAATGTCGCGCCGTTCAAAGACCTTGCGGAGGGGCTGTCGGCACGGGGCATTGCAGTGATTCGCTATGACAAGAGAACGTTTGTCTATGGAAAGCAAATGAGAACTGACAGCGGATTGTCTGTAAGAGAAGAGACGATGGAGGACGCGATTCGTGCAGCGAATCTCTTGCGAAGCGACCCACGCATCGACGCCGATAAAATCTTCATTCTCGGTCACAGCATGGGAGGCATGTTGGCCCCACGGATTGATGCTGAGGGCGGGGATTTCGCCGGGATCATCATGATGGCTGGTTCTCCACGAAAACTCGAGGAAATCCTGTTGGATCAAGGCGAGGATGCTTTACACTCGTTAAATCGGGTTTTAAAAATCATCGCGAAGAAATAG
- a CDS encoding IS1634 family transposase, translated as MIADMRPLVMGASALWSRLIDQFGWVEMIDKQADRDGDRLSVGTRLKALLINIGTDRKALYKVQEFYEKRDVEVLLGAGVSATDLNDDALGRALDILYDMGLDALYPKLALKTVNQLKVMDHFDDLLPVHSDTTSVSLYGEYAQQDDAPESSEDNFAVARGYSKDHRPDLKQIIFGQCTLRGVTLCANVDKGNQDDHTWNNENITRLAGLLEEQTDKELLYVADSAVVTEENLKLLADEGIHFVSRLPSNFKLCQELKRSAWEKEKAWRDVGQIAAADDASTYKIQSFRRELYGRTYRLIAVRSTGLAKQKEHKLEDVLQREKTALEKAVEKAQKVTYSCAEDAEAAAKALVHQHRKALHRLQITVDTEQIQEKRARRGRPRKDESAPGVRTVYRLNVKIASPDEQTLQLWRERESTFVLITDIRDDQRVADERVLRLYKDQIEVENRFRYLKSPYHVGPVFLQKPSRVKAFGYVMLMSLLMYSAFEYILREQMAKETEPLILPGKRKSFRPTGISVLEMFDEMTTIWIESGDGRQRMTARPHDPQIERILAFFGMDLNIYSEVASSGC; from the coding sequence TTGATTGCTGACATGCGTCCCTTGGTGATGGGGGCTTCGGCGCTGTGGTCTCGGCTCATTGACCAGTTCGGCTGGGTGGAGATGATCGATAAGCAGGCCGACCGCGATGGTGACAGGCTCTCGGTCGGTACCAGGCTTAAGGCCTTGCTTATCAACATCGGCACTGACCGCAAGGCTCTCTACAAGGTGCAGGAGTTCTACGAGAAACGGGACGTCGAAGTCTTGCTTGGCGCCGGAGTGTCCGCGACCGACCTCAATGACGACGCGCTTGGACGGGCACTGGACATTCTGTACGACATGGGCCTCGACGCCCTGTATCCGAAGCTCGCACTGAAGACCGTCAATCAGCTGAAGGTGATGGACCACTTCGATGACTTGTTGCCCGTTCATTCCGACACCACCTCGGTGTCTCTGTACGGAGAGTACGCACAGCAAGACGATGCACCTGAGTCCAGTGAGGACAACTTTGCCGTCGCACGCGGGTACTCAAAGGACCACCGCCCTGACCTGAAGCAGATCATCTTCGGCCAATGCACACTGCGGGGCGTGACGCTGTGTGCGAACGTGGACAAGGGCAATCAGGACGATCACACCTGGAACAACGAGAACATCACGCGATTGGCCGGCCTGCTTGAAGAGCAGACCGACAAGGAACTGCTGTATGTCGCGGACTCCGCGGTGGTCACCGAAGAGAACCTGAAGTTGCTTGCAGACGAGGGGATTCACTTTGTTTCCCGGCTGCCCTCGAACTTCAAGTTGTGCCAGGAGCTAAAGCGGTCTGCGTGGGAAAAGGAGAAGGCATGGCGGGATGTCGGACAGATCGCGGCGGCAGATGACGCCTCGACCTACAAGATACAGTCGTTTCGCCGGGAGTTGTATGGACGGACGTATCGCCTGATTGCCGTGCGCTCGACCGGACTGGCGAAGCAGAAGGAGCACAAGCTGGAGGACGTGCTGCAGCGGGAGAAGACCGCACTGGAGAAGGCGGTCGAGAAGGCACAGAAGGTGACCTACAGCTGTGCTGAAGATGCCGAGGCTGCGGCAAAAGCGTTGGTTCACCAACACCGTAAGGCGCTGCACCGGCTACAGATCACAGTCGACACAGAGCAGATACAAGAGAAACGTGCCCGTCGGGGCCGGCCTCGCAAGGATGAGTCAGCGCCTGGAGTGCGCACTGTGTATCGCTTGAATGTGAAGATTGCTTCGCCCGACGAACAGACGCTTCAGTTGTGGCGTGAACGCGAGAGCACGTTCGTCCTGATTACGGACATCCGGGATGACCAACGGGTTGCGGATGAACGAGTACTGCGGTTGTATAAGGACCAAATCGAGGTGGAGAACCGGTTCCGGTACCTGAAGAGCCCCTACCACGTGGGGCCGGTGTTCCTGCAGAAGCCCAGCCGGGTGAAGGCATTCGGTTACGTGATGCTGATGTCGTTGCTGATGTACAGCGCGTTTGAGTACATCCTGCGCGAACAGATGGCGAAGGAGACGGAGCCGTTGATTCTGCCCGGGAAGCGAAAGAGCTTCCGACCGACAGGCATCTCGGTGCTGGAGATGTTCGATGAGATGACGACGATATGGATAGAGAGCGGCGACGGGCGGCAGAGGATGACGGCGAGGCCACACGACCCGCAGATCGAGCGGATACTGGCGTTCTTCGGGATGGATCTGAACATCTACAGCGAGGTGGCAAGCAGCGGTTGCTGA
- a CDS encoding MFS transporter, with amino-acid sequence MKNGRILHQRDFVLMTAGTGLSALGDQMGWMAVLWLVMTHSESSAQMGVAGLCYGLPSVAAGLLAGVLVDRFSALRLMVLDNVGQGLLFVTIPMLYRMHVLPFWLLCVLLMCAGTLSPLTSVGAMTVLPNLVPNELLSKANAWDEALWQGAYLTGPLIGGALIAATGASIAILVDGLSFWACALCLVFVKHAPAGARCGDNQPRSRTNRFVDDIVIGVKGLLSLKVVLAITLVALALNLACGQLDVSLPLLVHREWHRGGATLGILWTAYGVGSLVGTTVMTFIKTDVCRGLWMSAMIAGMGGSLSLITLVRGFWLAVLLMWTAGLCFGPYAPLARTIVQEQVSEGLRGRVFGIRTAAIGAGVPLGSLLAGGMLRRMSPSTWIGVTGAGILCVAVVMLAVHDIRISDASTR; translated from the coding sequence ATGAAAAATGGTCGCATTTTACACCAGCGAGACTTCGTTCTGATGACTGCTGGTACAGGCCTCTCGGCGCTTGGTGACCAGATGGGCTGGATGGCAGTCTTGTGGCTTGTGATGACGCACAGCGAATCGTCTGCGCAGATGGGAGTGGCCGGACTCTGCTACGGGCTTCCGAGTGTCGCGGCCGGGCTGCTCGCCGGCGTGTTGGTGGACCGATTCTCAGCTTTGCGGCTCATGGTGTTGGATAACGTGGGGCAGGGATTGCTGTTTGTTACGATCCCGATGCTGTACCGGATGCACGTGCTCCCGTTTTGGCTTCTGTGCGTCCTTCTGATGTGCGCTGGCACGCTCAGCCCGCTGACGTCGGTCGGGGCCATGACTGTACTGCCCAATCTGGTGCCGAACGAGCTGTTGTCAAAAGCCAACGCCTGGGATGAGGCGTTGTGGCAAGGTGCCTATTTGACCGGACCGCTCATTGGCGGTGCACTCATCGCAGCAACGGGTGCATCCATCGCCATTCTGGTGGACGGTTTGTCCTTCTGGGCCTGTGCCTTGTGTCTCGTTTTCGTGAAGCACGCGCCGGCTGGGGCTCGTTGCGGAGACAACCAGCCGCGCAGCCGAACGAACCGTTTTGTCGATGACATCGTGATCGGCGTAAAGGGGCTGCTTTCGCTGAAAGTCGTCCTGGCGATCACGCTTGTCGCGCTGGCACTCAACTTGGCCTGCGGGCAGCTGGATGTGTCGCTGCCTCTTCTGGTCCACCGTGAGTGGCACCGGGGTGGAGCCACGCTCGGCATTCTTTGGACGGCGTATGGCGTCGGATCGCTCGTCGGCACGACCGTGATGACTTTCATCAAAACGGACGTTTGTAGAGGGCTGTGGATGTCTGCGATGATCGCGGGAATGGGCGGAAGTCTGAGTTTGATCACGCTCGTACGCGGCTTCTGGCTTGCGGTGCTGTTGATGTGGACCGCCGGTCTGTGTTTTGGCCCGTATGCGCCGCTTGCCCGGACGATTGTGCAGGAGCAGGTGTCGGAAGGCCTGCGCGGGCGGGTGTTCGGCATCCGGACCGCGGCCATCGGAGCCGGGGTGCCGCTTGGCTCCCTTCTCGCAGGCGGGATGCTGCGGCGCATGAGTCCGTCAACGTGGATTGGCGTGACGGGTGCGGGCATTCTGTGTGTGGCGGTCGTCATGCTGGCGGTTCACGATATCCGGATTTCCGATGCATCCACTCGGTAA
- a CDS encoding AAA family ATPase produces MFLKQIRFVDWPNPAEHYPYNLPAFNGLSELSIDSAVTFFVGENGSGKSTLLEAIAKRAGFNPEGGGRSNRFSTAETESSLDNHIRLSWLPKVTQGFFLRAESFYNFASYIDELEREFSTRYAAYGGKSLHQQSHGESFLSLFTHRFRSRGKALYLLDEPEAALSPARQLALLRILWEQEQSGQAQFIIATHSPILLGYPKAAILNFDTSPISPIRYEDTEHYAITKQFLNNRDGMLKELFDN; encoded by the coding sequence ATGTTTCTAAAACAGATACGATTTGTGGATTGGCCCAATCCGGCCGAACATTACCCCTACAATCTCCCGGCCTTCAACGGTCTGTCCGAGCTCTCCATAGACAGTGCTGTCACGTTCTTTGTGGGTGAAAACGGATCCGGCAAGTCGACCTTGTTAGAGGCGATTGCAAAACGCGCTGGATTCAATCCTGAAGGAGGCGGTCGTTCCAACCGGTTTTCAACGGCGGAAACCGAGTCATCCTTGGACAACCATATTCGGCTATCATGGCTGCCAAAGGTCACACAAGGCTTTTTTCTGCGTGCCGAAAGCTTTTATAACTTTGCATCTTATATCGATGAGTTGGAGCGTGAATTTTCTACTCGATACGCCGCCTACGGCGGAAAATCCCTGCACCAACAATCCCATGGGGAGTCTTTTCTATCGCTGTTTACGCACCGATTCAGAAGTCGGGGTAAAGCGTTGTACCTGTTGGACGAGCCTGAGGCCGCTCTCTCGCCCGCCCGGCAGCTGGCACTCCTGCGCATTCTATGGGAACAAGAACAAAGCGGACAGGCTCAGTTCATCATTGCCACCCACTCCCCCATCCTGCTGGGCTACCCCAAAGCAGCCATTCTGAACTTTGACACATCCCCCATATCCCCAATTCGGTACGAAGACACCGAGCACTATGCCATCACCAAGCAATTCTTGAACAATCGGGATGGCATGCTCAAGGAGTTGTTTGACAACTGA
- a CDS encoding nucleotidyl cyclase domain-containing protein: MEKTIGGMGILTRNEFLYQTEMVLISMSRRQESGYLLTIEIGSAAAGTSSALFHTLVSIFLSSVRGHYDLVGQAGSNTIWILLQNTSEKGLQIVSRRIHQKILAELNETIYDVLNIEAQIIHPGDTLASLNLQEQG, from the coding sequence TTGGAGAAAACCATTGGTGGAATGGGGATTCTGACCAGAAACGAATTTTTATATCAAACGGAAATGGTCCTCATTTCAATGTCACGTCGGCAAGAGTCTGGTTATCTGTTAACAATCGAAATTGGGAGTGCCGCTGCGGGAACTTCTTCCGCACTATTCCACACACTGGTCTCCATTTTTCTGAGCTCGGTTCGAGGACACTACGATTTAGTTGGACAAGCTGGCTCAAACACGATTTGGATTCTCTTGCAAAACACCAGCGAAAAAGGACTACAAATCGTCTCTAGGAGAATCCATCAGAAAATCCTTGCGGAGCTGAACGAAACGATTTATGACGTCTTGAACATCGAGGCCCAAATTATCCACCCCGGCGATACGTTGGCCTCTTTAAACCTACAGGAGCAGGGGTGA
- a CDS encoding ExeA family protein, translated as MTPQEKWGFEKLPFRRDVEGHELYETAAHREALARMEWVLEQNALGLLAGEVGSGKSTLIRRLIGGLDEMKWLPVYICVPGLRPKEFYGELLSHLGEANPFSVSRARKLWNERVQTGGLAGERRWAVVIDEAQDISDEMLQELRFVRNQRMDAMSLFPLILVGQQELRRKLRLKKYEAISQRIEMVYHLTGMTREETTEYVRHQIRLTGRQAPLFTDSALHLIYGASRGIPRVVNQICLQALYDAAAKDSDVVEDANIQRVLADQEWQRGVAG; from the coding sequence GTGACGCCGCAGGAGAAATGGGGATTTGAAAAGCTGCCGTTCCGGCGGGACGTGGAAGGACACGAGCTCTACGAGACAGCCGCACACCGGGAGGCCCTGGCCCGGATGGAATGGGTACTTGAGCAAAACGCACTGGGGCTGCTGGCTGGCGAGGTAGGCAGCGGAAAGTCCACGCTCATTCGCCGACTCATTGGCGGACTGGACGAAATGAAATGGCTTCCCGTCTACATTTGCGTACCCGGCCTGCGCCCCAAGGAATTTTACGGAGAACTTCTCTCGCATCTCGGAGAGGCGAATCCCTTCTCTGTGAGCCGTGCGAGGAAGCTTTGGAACGAACGGGTCCAGACTGGAGGGCTTGCCGGCGAAAGACGGTGGGCTGTGGTGATTGATGAGGCGCAGGACATTTCCGATGAGATGTTGCAGGAGCTCAGGTTTGTCCGTAACCAGCGGATGGACGCCATGTCCCTGTTCCCGTTGATTTTGGTTGGCCAGCAGGAACTGCGGCGGAAACTGCGATTGAAGAAGTATGAGGCGATTTCACAGCGGATTGAAATGGTCTACCACTTGACTGGGATGACCAGAGAGGAGACGACTGAATACGTCCGCCACCAGATTCGGTTGACCGGAAGGCAGGCGCCGCTGTTTACAGACAGTGCTTTGCACTTGATTTATGGGGCAAGCCGAGGGATTCCACGGGTAGTGAACCAAATCTGCCTGCAGGCCCTGTACGACGCAGCGGCCAAAGACAGTGACGTCGTGGAAGATGCCAACATCCAGCGAGTGCTGGCGGACCAGGAGTGGCAACGAGGGGTGGCCGGATGA
- a CDS encoding crossover junction endodeoxyribonuclease RuvC gives MGLDLSYWSTGYTVISVEPRTDDCTGLVVPVFQLREAGVITPKGRNEFSYIEQSIRQVAAKYPSLSKVVPKETLIATDPEITKVLRKVHKAAWEALPGFDLRNVNPSTVKKLVGGHGRANKDEVAIGVRRMCNLPDHYQFVTNDSSDAAGICLAFLMENYYPAEIPLPFAK, from the coding sequence ATGGGCCTTGATCTGAGTTACTGGAGTACAGGATACACGGTCATTAGCGTGGAACCTCGTACCGATGATTGCACCGGATTGGTCGTTCCGGTATTCCAATTGCGTGAAGCAGGCGTAATTACACCTAAAGGTCGGAATGAATTTTCTTACATTGAGCAATCGATCCGTCAAGTTGCGGCCAAATACCCCTCATTAAGCAAAGTCGTCCCCAAAGAAACGCTGATCGCAACTGATCCGGAAATCACTAAGGTACTCCGCAAAGTTCACAAAGCCGCGTGGGAGGCCCTGCCTGGCTTTGACTTGCGGAACGTAAACCCCTCAACGGTAAAGAAATTGGTTGGCGGGCACGGAAGAGCCAACAAGGACGAAGTAGCCATCGGTGTTCGTCGCATGTGCAACTTGCCGGATCATTACCAGTTTGTTACCAACGACTCATCCGACGCGGCGGGGATCTGTCTCGCTTTCCTGATGGAGAATTACTATCCGGCAGAAATCCCTCTGCCTTTCGCTAAGTGA
- a CDS encoding IS3 family transposase encodes MIAKALELNRTYCYSLLKPPVPKPKRPSVDKDALVKQWIRKLCEEFPTYGYRRIQVMLRRRYNLRVNHKRVYRLMKEMGLLVKTPRRGASRAKRRGKIPVTRSNEHFQCDMTKVWCGKDGWGYLFAVIDAYDREIVGYSFSRFCRTEDLLKAVDMALNYRFPNGVQGAGLTLRTDNGCQMTSRRFIQAMKACQINHERTGYNNPDADGYIERFFRSLKEEEVWLQEYSSFTEAKAAIESYIHFYNTDRPHSALGYRSPSEFRNWKMQQNAA; translated from the coding sequence GTGATTGCGAAAGCATTGGAGCTGAACCGGACGTACTGTTACAGTTTGCTGAAGCCGCCTGTGCCAAAACCGAAGCGGCCTTCTGTGGACAAGGACGCTCTGGTCAAACAGTGGATTCGGAAACTGTGCGAAGAATTCCCCACGTACGGATACCGGCGAATCCAAGTCATGCTGCGTCGCCGATACAACCTGCGGGTGAACCATAAGCGGGTGTACCGGTTGATGAAGGAAATGGGGCTGCTGGTGAAAACTCCGAGGCGGGGCGCTTCACGAGCGAAACGGCGAGGGAAGATACCGGTCACCAGGTCCAACGAGCATTTCCAGTGCGACATGACGAAGGTGTGGTGTGGGAAAGACGGCTGGGGATATCTGTTTGCCGTGATTGATGCTTATGACCGGGAGATTGTGGGGTACTCGTTTTCCCGGTTCTGCCGTACAGAGGACCTGCTGAAGGCTGTGGATATGGCACTGAACTATCGCTTCCCGAACGGCGTTCAAGGTGCCGGTTTGACATTGCGAACCGACAATGGCTGCCAGATGACGAGTCGACGGTTCATTCAAGCGATGAAGGCCTGCCAAATCAACCACGAGCGGACGGGTTACAACAACCCCGATGCTGACGGATACATCGAGCGATTCTTCCGGTCGCTGAAGGAGGAGGAGGTCTGGCTGCAAGAATACAGCAGCTTTACCGAGGCGAAAGCGGCGATCGAGTCATACATTCACTTTTACAACACGGACCGACCTCATTCCGCACTAGGTTATCGGTCACCGTCGGAATTCAGAAACTGGAAAATGCAACAGAACGCAGCGTGA
- a CDS encoding GNAT family N-acetyltransferase — protein MYIRVLDESDAEVYQALRLSALKNNPEAFGSTYEREVEFSVETVAERVKPLDGKFTLGAFDDREVLVGMVTCMRESGLKTAHKGNVFGMYVSPEARGRGFGKSLILELINKARDDGLEQINLTVVSSNEHAKKLYQSVGFQVYGVERNALKYNRQYFDEDLMVLFLQDKLGRTLQRQ, from the coding sequence ATGTATATTCGGGTTTTGGATGAGTCCGACGCTGAGGTGTATCAGGCATTACGATTAAGTGCATTAAAGAACAATCCTGAAGCTTTTGGTTCAACATATGAAAGGGAAGTTGAATTTTCTGTAGAAACAGTAGCGGAACGAGTGAAACCGCTGGACGGAAAATTTACATTGGGCGCGTTTGATGACAGAGAAGTCTTGGTTGGGATGGTCACATGTATGCGTGAAAGCGGTCTGAAGACTGCCCATAAAGGGAATGTTTTCGGGATGTATGTATCTCCTGAAGCGCGCGGGCGTGGATTCGGAAAATCCCTTATACTTGAACTCATCAATAAGGCACGAGATGATGGCTTGGAACAAATCAATTTAACAGTTGTGTCGAGCAACGAGCATGCAAAGAAGCTCTACCAGTCCGTCGGATTTCAAGTGTATGGCGTGGAGCGAAACGCATTGAAATACAATAGGCAGTATTTTGATGAGGACTTAATGGTGCTGTTCTTACAGGACAAGCTGGGACGAACACTCCAAAGGCAGTAA